A genome region from Neptunomonas japonica JAMM 1380 includes the following:
- the sdhD gene encoding succinate dehydrogenase, hydrophobic membrane anchor protein: MVTSITSFGRSGLYDWMVQRVTAVVLLAYTIFMMGYLLFGSDLDYNQWKSLFECTSMRIFTLLALLSMAAHAWIGLWSVSTDYIKHTGLRFIVQAGCGLLTFIYVVWGIQILWGV; the protein is encoded by the coding sequence ATGGTAACAAGTATCACTAGCTTTGGCCGAAGTGGCTTATACGACTGGATGGTCCAGCGAGTCACAGCAGTAGTATTGCTGGCCTATACGATTTTCATGATGGGTTATCTGCTGTTTGGTTCAGATTTGGATTACAACCAGTGGAAATCATTATTTGAGTGCACTTCGATGCGCATCTTCACCCTATTGGCTTTACTATCTATGGCTGCACATGCCTGGATCGGTTTATGGTCAGTAAGTACAGATTACATTAAACATACTGGGCTGCGTTTTATTGTCCAGGCTGGTTGTGGTTTGTTGACGTTTATCTACGTCGTTTGGGGTATTCAGATTCTATGGGGTGTCTAA
- a CDS encoding YqaA family protein — translation MDASLLGLFFSSLVSSTLLPGGSEAYLAWLVSDGEISAWVLIAVATLGNTLGGVITYGMGRLVAMRYPFKLLDKNKHQRAKRWFEKVGSSVLLLSWLPVVGDPLCFVAGWLRVNAVMGIFFIALGKAIRYMLIAGLFV, via the coding sequence ATGGATGCTAGTCTCCTTGGTTTGTTTTTTAGTAGCTTAGTATCCTCTACCTTGCTGCCGGGAGGCTCGGAAGCTTATCTTGCTTGGTTAGTCTCTGATGGTGAAATCTCTGCGTGGGTGTTGATAGCGGTGGCAACGCTAGGTAACACCCTGGGGGGGGTGATTACCTATGGCATGGGGAGGCTTGTTGCTATGCGTTACCCCTTTAAGTTGCTGGACAAAAATAAGCATCAAAGAGCAAAGCGCTGGTTTGAGAAGGTTGGCAGTAGTGTGTTGTTGTTATCCTGGTTGCCGGTAGTGGGAGATCCGTTGTGTTTTGTTGCCGGTTGGCTAAGGGTTAATGCTGTCATGGGAATCTTCTTTATTGCCTTAGGGAAGGCAATCCGGTATATGCTGATAGCAGGTCTATTTGTATAG
- the gltA gene encoding citrate synthase has product MADKKARLTIDGVEEVIELSVYSGTEGQDVIDVRPLTGLGLFTYDPGFVSTAACESSITYIDGDKGILLHGGYPIEQLAKHSDYLETCYLLLNGELPTPEQKAKFVGTIKNHTMVHEQMNHFFNGFRRDAHPMAIMVGVVGALSAFYHDSLDIDDPHHREVCAYRLIAKMPTIASMCYKYSMGQPFQYPRNDLDYADNFLHMMFGTPCETYVPNPILAKAMDRIFLLHADHEQNASTSTVRLAGSSGANPFACIASGVAALWGPAHGGANEAVLQMLEEIGDEANIPEFIDRAKDPEDNFRLMGFGHRVYRNFDPRAKVMKQTCDEVLAELGIENDPLLKIAKRLEQIALEDEYFVSRKLYPNVDFYSGIILKAIGIPTNMFTVIFALSRTIGWISHWSEFHSSPNKIGRPRQLYMGPSKRDYPE; this is encoded by the coding sequence ATGGCTGATAAAAAAGCACGTTTGACAATCGATGGTGTTGAAGAAGTAATTGAACTATCTGTTTATTCCGGCACTGAAGGACAGGACGTTATTGACGTACGCCCTCTAACCGGCCTTGGTCTTTTTACCTATGACCCGGGTTTTGTATCTACCGCAGCTTGCGAATCCAGCATTACTTATATCGACGGTGATAAAGGTATCTTGCTACACGGTGGTTACCCGATAGAACAACTTGCTAAACACTCTGATTATCTGGAAACGTGTTATTTGCTGTTAAACGGCGAGTTACCTACTCCAGAACAGAAAGCAAAATTTGTTGGAACCATTAAAAACCACACAATGGTTCACGAACAGATGAACCACTTCTTTAACGGCTTCCGTCGTGACGCACACCCAATGGCTATCATGGTAGGTGTAGTGGGTGCTTTATCTGCCTTTTATCATGATTCTTTGGATATTGATGATCCGCACCATCGTGAAGTATGTGCATACCGCCTTATTGCCAAAATGCCTACTATTGCATCAATGTGCTACAAATACAGCATGGGTCAGCCATTCCAATACCCACGCAATGATTTAGACTATGCAGACAACTTCCTGCATATGATGTTTGGTACGCCTTGCGAAACATATGTTCCTAATCCAATCCTTGCAAAAGCTATGGACCGCATCTTCTTACTACATGCAGACCATGAGCAAAATGCTTCTACCTCCACTGTACGTTTAGCGGGCTCTTCTGGCGCCAACCCATTTGCATGTATTGCATCTGGCGTTGCTGCACTTTGGGGACCTGCTCACGGTGGTGCAAACGAAGCCGTATTGCAGATGCTGGAAGAGATTGGTGATGAAGCAAACATCCCAGAGTTCATCGATCGCGCTAAAGACCCAGAAGATAACTTCCGTCTAATGGGCTTCGGTCACCGTGTATATCGCAACTTTGACCCTCGCGCCAAAGTGATGAAGCAAACATGTGACGAAGTACTCGCCGAACTAGGTATTGAGAACGATCCTCTACTTAAAATCGCTAAACGCCTTGAACAAATCGCACTTGAAGACGAGTACTTTGTAAGCCGTAAACTGTACCCGAACGTTGATTTCTACTCAGGTATTATTTTGAAGGCCATTGGCATCCCAACCAATATGTTCACGGTAATCTTTGCCCTATCACGCACGATTGGCTGGATTTCTCATTGGAGCGAGTTCCACAGCAGCCCGAATAAAATCGGCCGCCCTCGTCAGCTTTATATGGGCCCAAGCAAGCGCGATTACCCAGAGTAA
- the sdhA gene encoding succinate dehydrogenase flavoprotein subunit, translating to MNELRTLTFDAIVVGGGGAGMRAALQLAQSGLNTACVTKVFPTRSHTVSAQGGITCAIASADPNDDWRWHMYDTVKGSDYIGDQDAIEYMCSVGPQAVFELDHMGMPFSRTEIGRIYQRPFGGQSKGPDNPTQAARTCAAADRTGHALLHTLYQANLKAGTTFLNEWFAVDLVKNEDGAVVGCIAICIETGETVYIKAKATVLATGGAGRIFASTTNALINTGDGMGMSLRAGVPAQDMEMWQFHPTGIAGAGVLVTEGCRGEGGYLINKDGERFMERYAPNAKDLAGRDVVARSMILEILDGRGCGPDGDHVYLKLDHLGEDVLLSRLPGICELSKTFAHADPVKEPVPVVPTCHYQMGGVATNIGGQALAPNKDGDHAIIDGLFACGEVACVSVHGANRLGGNSLLDLVVFGRAAGIQIEKQMREGYEAKEATAADLDRAMARLNRLNKSTSGESVADVRKELQATMQLYFGVFRDGESMQKGLELLGEIRAKVGNLYLEDKSNAFNTARLEALELENLMEVAEATAIAAEVRKESRGAHARNDFTERDDENWLCHSVFFPQDKTVGKRAVNFSPKTVEAFPPKVRTY from the coding sequence ATGAATGAACTGCGTACGTTAACTTTTGATGCGATCGTAGTCGGTGGTGGTGGTGCAGGTATGCGAGCCGCACTACAGCTGGCGCAATCTGGGTTAAATACAGCCTGTGTGACTAAAGTGTTTCCAACACGCTCACATACTGTATCTGCTCAGGGCGGTATTACCTGTGCAATCGCAAGTGCTGATCCGAATGACGATTGGCGCTGGCATATGTATGACACAGTTAAGGGGTCTGATTATATTGGAGACCAGGATGCTATCGAGTATATGTGCTCTGTAGGTCCTCAGGCTGTGTTTGAGCTTGATCATATGGGTATGCCGTTTTCTCGTACAGAGATTGGACGAATTTATCAGCGTCCTTTTGGTGGTCAGTCTAAAGGCCCAGATAATCCAACTCAGGCAGCGCGTACTTGTGCTGCTGCTGACCGTACTGGTCATGCCTTGTTGCATACTCTTTATCAGGCTAACTTGAAAGCCGGTACAACTTTTCTTAACGAATGGTTTGCTGTAGATCTAGTTAAAAATGAAGACGGTGCTGTTGTCGGCTGTATTGCCATCTGTATAGAAACAGGCGAAACAGTTTACATTAAGGCCAAAGCAACAGTACTTGCTACTGGTGGTGCTGGCCGTATCTTTGCTTCGACTACTAATGCTTTGATCAATACTGGTGACGGTATGGGCATGTCTTTGCGTGCGGGTGTTCCGGCGCAGGATATGGAAATGTGGCAGTTCCACCCAACCGGTATTGCTGGGGCGGGTGTGCTTGTTACTGAAGGCTGTCGTGGTGAAGGTGGTTACCTGATCAACAAAGACGGCGAGCGTTTCATGGAGCGTTATGCGCCAAACGCAAAAGACCTTGCTGGTCGTGATGTGGTTGCGCGTTCAATGATTCTAGAAATTCTAGATGGCCGTGGCTGTGGTCCTGATGGCGATCATGTATATCTGAAGCTCGATCATTTGGGTGAAGACGTACTGCTATCTCGTTTGCCAGGTATCTGTGAGCTTTCTAAAACATTTGCTCATGCTGATCCAGTGAAAGAGCCGGTTCCAGTTGTTCCGACTTGTCACTATCAGATGGGTGGTGTTGCTACCAATATTGGTGGGCAAGCCTTGGCTCCTAACAAGGATGGCGATCATGCAATTATTGATGGTCTGTTTGCTTGTGGTGAAGTGGCTTGTGTGTCAGTTCATGGTGCAAACCGTCTAGGTGGTAATTCATTGCTTGATTTGGTTGTATTCGGCCGTGCGGCGGGTATCCAGATTGAGAAGCAGATGCGCGAAGGCTATGAAGCCAAAGAAGCAACTGCGGCTGATCTTGATCGTGCTATGGCGCGCTTGAATCGCTTGAATAAATCTACTTCAGGTGAGAGTGTTGCTGATGTTCGTAAAGAGCTTCAGGCAACGATGCAGCTTTACTTCGGTGTTTTCCGCGATGGCGAAAGCATGCAGAAGGGTCTTGAGTTATTGGGTGAAATCCGTGCTAAAGTCGGTAACCTGTATCTTGAAGATAAAAGTAATGCATTCAACACAGCACGTTTAGAAGCATTAGAGCTTGAAAACCTAATGGAAGTTGCAGAAGCAACAGCGATTGCCGCGGAAGTTCGTAAAGAATCTCGTGGTGCGCATGCTCGTAACGACTTCACAGAACGTGATGATGAAAACTGGTTGTGCCATTCAGTTTTCTTCCCGCAGGATAAAACAGTTGGTAAGCGTGCAGTTAACTTCTCGCCAAAAACTGTTGAAGCTTTCCCACCAAAAGTTCGTACATACTAA
- a CDS encoding succinate dehydrogenase iron-sulfur subunit: protein MLVSVYRYNPETDDAPYMQDIHIDIPGGKDIMVLDLLQLLKDKDTSLGYRRSCREGVCGSDGMNMNGKNGLACITALSQVVVDDKLVLRPLPGLPVIRDLVVDMSQFYKQYEKIKPFLINDTPAPPMERLQSPEEREELDGLYECILCACCTTACPSFWWNPDKFVGPSGLLQAYRFLADSRDTATRERLAELDDPFSVFRCHGIMNCVSVCPKGLNPTKAIGKIRNMLIQQAT, encoded by the coding sequence GTGTTAGTAAGCGTATATCGTTACAATCCTGAGACTGATGATGCTCCTTACATGCAGGATATCCATATTGATATCCCTGGTGGAAAAGACATCATGGTTTTGGATCTCCTTCAGCTATTGAAGGACAAAGATACATCACTGGGTTACCGTCGTTCATGCCGTGAAGGTGTGTGTGGTTCTGATGGTATGAATATGAATGGTAAGAATGGACTGGCTTGTATTACTGCGCTTTCTCAGGTGGTTGTAGATGATAAGCTGGTTCTTCGTCCTCTTCCTGGGCTGCCAGTTATCCGCGACTTGGTCGTTGATATGTCGCAGTTCTACAAGCAGTACGAGAAAATTAAACCGTTCTTAATTAACGACACGCCGGCACCGCCGATGGAGCGTTTACAGTCTCCAGAAGAGCGTGAAGAGTTAGATGGTTTGTATGAGTGTATCTTATGTGCATGTTGTACAACGGCTTGCCCTTCATTCTGGTGGAATCCAGATAAGTTTGTTGGGCCTTCGGGTCTGTTGCAAGCATATCGTTTCCTTGCGGATAGTCGAGATACTGCTACGCGTGAGCGTCTAGCAGAGCTGGATGATCCGTTTAGTGTCTTCCGCTGTCATGGCATCATGAACTGCGTAAGCGTTTGCCCGAAAGGTTTGAATCCTACTAAGGCAATCGGAAAAATTCGCAACATGCTGATCCAGCAAGCAACATAG
- the sdhC gene encoding succinate dehydrogenase, cytochrome b556 subunit, whose protein sequence is MNKKRPVNLDLRTIKQPLPAISSILHRATGVVLFFGTLFMTYALGLSLESEAGFNEATTMLEEGFFARLITWGLVSALLYHLLAGVKHLIMDAGHFEELESGTMAAKATLIAGAVAILLAGVWVW, encoded by the coding sequence GTGAACAAAAAAAGACCTGTAAATTTAGACCTAAGAACTATCAAGCAGCCACTTCCGGCGATTTCATCCATATTGCACCGTGCAACTGGAGTAGTGTTGTTTTTCGGCACGCTCTTCATGACATATGCATTAGGATTGTCTCTCGAATCAGAAGCTGGCTTTAACGAAGCAACTACCATGTTAGAAGAGGGCTTCTTCGCGAGGCTGATTACATGGGGATTAGTATCTGCATTACTGTATCACCTACTTGCTGGTGTAAAGCATCTTATTATGGATGCGGGACATTTTGAGGAGTTGGAGAGCGGAACAATGGCGGCAAAAGCTACCTTGATCGCTGGTGCAGTCGCAATTCTACTGGCAGGAGTCTGGGTATGGTAA